The window CACGCGGGCGATCTGGTCGGGGGAAAAGGCGATGCCCTCACAGAAGCCGTCGACCGCATCGGCAAGGCCGAGTTGGGCGATCGCGGGCAACATCTCGCCCGCCACCTTGGCGATGTACCGATCCTTGTCGCCGTCCATCTCCGGCGGCAGCGCATGCGCTCCGAGAAAGGACGTTCTCACGGTCACCGCCCGCTGGTCGGCGATCGACCGCGCGGCGCGCAGGGATTTCGCCTCGTTCTCGAGGTCGAGGCCGTAGCCGGACTTGATCTCGATGGTGGTAACACCTTCGGCGATGAGCGCGTCGAGGCGCGGCAGCGTCTGCGCGATGAGGTCCGCTTCGGTCGCACCGCGCAATGCCTTTACCGATGAAACGATGCCGCCGCCGGCCCGCGACACTTCCTCATAGGAAGCGCCGGCCAGCCGCATCTCGAATTCCGCCGCGCGGTTGCCCGCGTGAACCAGATGGGTATGGCAGTCGATAAGCCCGGGGGTGATCAGCCGGCCTTCGCAATCGATGATGTCGGCGCCGGTCAATCCTGCCGGGAGACCGGATTCCGGCCCCGCGAACACGATCCGCTCACCGTTCACGGCGACAGCACCGCGCTCGACTATACCGAGGCCAACGGCCTCTTCGGCAAGCGTCGCAAGCTTGGCATTCCGCCACACGCGAACCCTGTCGTCACCACTTGCGATCGATGCGGACATTCTCTTCCCATTTCCATTCGCCCGAAAATATGTATAGACATAATCACGACGAGCTTGCAAGCGCCGCTGCAGACGCCAGTCTGCCGCGCGTGCCCGACAGGAGGACAATCAGATGGACCCAGTGACGTCGCTCTTTGCCGAGCAGGTCCTCCTGCCCTCCGGCTGGGTGAGCAATGTTCGTATCGGTATTCAGGGCGGCTCGATCGCAACCATAGAGCCGTCGAGCACCCCGCAACCCGGCGACGAGCGTTGCGCTATCCTCCTGCCCACGGTCGCGAATCTGCACAGCCATGCCTTCCAGCGCGCCATGGCGGGCATGGCCGAGCGGCGCGGGCCATCGGCCGATTCCTTCTGGACCTGGCGCGAGGAGATGTACCGCCTCGCTTTGTCGATGACGCCGGAACAGGTCGAGGCCGTCGCGACGATGCTCTATGTCGAGATGCTGGAGGCAGGCTTCGGCCGCGTCGGCGAGTTCCACTACCTCCACCACGACCGCGACGGCGCACCCTACGCCAATCGCGCCGAGATGGCCGAGCGCATCGCTGCCGCCGCTTCCGCCACAGGCATCGGCATGACGCTCCTGCCCGTCTTCTATGCCCGGTCAGGTTTCGGCGGTGCGCCAGCCGGTGACGGCCAGCGTCGTTTTATCAACGATATCGACGGCTTCTCACGCCTTGTTGAATCAAGCCGTCAGGCGATCACGCATTTGCCGCAGGCAAACATCGGCGTCGCAC is drawn from Mesorhizobium sp. CAU 1732 and contains these coding sequences:
- the hutI gene encoding imidazolonepropionase; translation: MSASIASGDDRVRVWRNAKLATLAEEAVGLGIVERGAVAVNGERIVFAGPESGLPAGLTGADIIDCEGRLITPGLIDCHTHLVHAGNRAAEFEMRLAGASYEEVSRAGGGIVSSVKALRGATEADLIAQTLPRLDALIAEGVTTIEIKSGYGLDLENEAKSLRAARSIADQRAVTVRTSFLGAHALPPEMDGDKDRYIAKVAGEMLPAIAQLGLADAVDGFCEGIAFSPDQIARVFDAAKALGLPVKLHADQLSNLDGAALAARYGALSADHLEYTDEAGARAMAEAGTVAVLLPGAYYFIRETKKPPVDLFREHGVGMALATDCNPGTSPLTSLLLTMNMGATLFQMTVEECLAGVTREAARALGLAGETGTLQAGKLADLAIWDVERPAELVYRMGFNPLHARVWRGQ